The genomic DNA CATAACGCACTACTTTTGGTTCAATACGCATAAATTGGAAGTCACCAAAGTCAACCTTCAAGTTGGAAAGTGTCCCTTTAGTAGTCcatcaaaatatgatttaaatatGCCAAGAGATAGAGCCTGTTACAATTAGAAAGAAGTTTACCCAGAATGCATTGGGATGCCTTGTCAAGTATGCTGTACGAATATCCCCTTTATCCTCTTCAGAGACCTAAAATGAAACCCAAATAAGAACTTTCAGATTCTCCAGATTCGATTCATTAACATCCAAATGCATCACTTGTGAGCAAGAAAAAAAGGCATATTCACAATAATTtgagaaatgaaggaaaagcaTAAAGAAGTTAGAACTTACAGGAACAGCATCTCCATGCACAGTAATTAAAAGGTCAGTCTTATCCTCAGGATCCTTTGCTACAAGCAATGAGCATTTGGTATTAGCTAACAGGTCCTGTAAAAAGCAGAAGTTTTCAAATAGTCATAGGCCTTTCAGGAAACTAGAAAATTCTAAAACAATTTCAGAAGAATCAGGCCATAATATTTACAGGAGGTAAAGTCCTAATCTCTatggttatttaaaaaagaaaaaaaaaaacaaaaggaaatagACAATAGAGATGCCCTAAAGAGAATGAGGGCCTGTTTAGGAGTCATTATtgtaaaagcatttttaatgcTTTTGTCGGTAGCAGTTCTATTAGAACACTTTTATGAAGAAGCAAATAGTATTtggatttaaattaaaaaaaaaaaagtttttatcaGTGTCTTTTTTATAATGTGTTACACAACacaaaaagtgatttttagaaGAAGCAACTGGCAGGTGTTAATCCActctagatttttaaaaattttatcaaacacgtGATTCTTAAAAGGAAAGCACTATTAAGCATTAGGAAATGCTTCTAATCCTCCCCGAATCACTCCCAAATGGATTCTAAGTAGGTTAAGATCTCCAAAACGTTGACCTGAATCTAATCTatctattaaataaataaggagcACATGTAGAGGGCAAGATTGAacaggggaaaaaaaacaaggaacaTAAGTTAAAAAGTACATTAATCCTACTCATATAAAAACTTTAAGCACATCCTTTTGCACTACAGAACATGTAACACATTTCCTATCTGCCGTCTGTTAGAAAAGAAACAACCAATTCTGTACATTTATTTGATTGAGATCTCCGAACAGGAATACTTTAGATTATAATCCCAACTGAATCTTTGGATGCACCCATATGAGAAATTCTACAtagcttttctttttctttgtgtgTATTAGTGTGGGTTTTTTGTGGCAAACCTTTGTATGATTTGCCAGGCTACTGACTGCTAATATTGGATACCCATCCTGATCGCATGCAAAGTCGACCATCGATCCTGATGGATAACCCTCATACTTCTGCACAGGAAAAGGAACTTGCAGTTAGTTGAACTGACCTGAAAGATTGTATAGCCAACTAAAGTCAGGAATAGGATAATTCATGAACCAGCAAGCATGTGATGAGCATCCAAAACATACAAACACTGACACAGACCATAGTCAGATTCTtgaattcaaaatcaagcagaagttttcaaaattagtaACAGTGAAAATCAGCTTATGTTATGCATATCTTTAGTCATACCGAGAAGTTTCTCCATAATTTACTAATCAGGACTCCAAGATTGCTCCAGAATTAAAGAACACATTGTCATGGTCCCAAAATATCTGGAGACACCCTGAATGAGATTGGGGATGGCTAGACACATTTATCAGCTTACATTAAACCCATTCCTTGTTTGAGAACAAAACTGTCAAACAAAAAGCAAAGAGAAGGGAAGCAATAATATTTCTCCTCCTCGAGTGTGCATGTGAGCATCTTTGTACATATGAGGGAAAAAATCAAATGCAGAGAAACCAACATACTAACCAACTTCACACAAGCATCAAACCCCCTCAAATATCTGATTGATGAAACAAAAACCAATAAAGGATTGTCAAACCCAGATGCTAACATCACTTCTGAGGATTTTCTAGCCAAGAGAATTTAgcataataaaacaatattagaAGTATGTTGATTACAGCCATAAACCCTTTACAAAAtgccaacaaaaaaattaaaatcctcCTCTGTGATCACCCTATAacgtttttttctttctattctccctttatttatttattttttttttggatatccACCTAATTTGGTTTCAGATGCTAATTTCAAAACCATTAATAAACAAGTACCAAACAAAACTAGCATGCAGGAAATGTTTACTTGTATTTATCCTCCCCAATAAATCATTCATAATATCTGAAATTTTCAAAAGCTGTGTATAAAAGACCTGAGAAATAGTCGAAAGCATGCCTCGCACACTCTGATTAATAACAGTTCTAATTTCCTCAAGCGGAGGAAGCCGAGCAGCCTTTTCCTGTAACAACAACCCAGATTTTAAAACAGaaactaggaaaaaaaaaatgtgtccTATTTGTCCACACACCATTAAGTAAGTGTTTTTGAAGCTTcagaaaaatttatgatatcatCCCAAAAGCATTTCAAGAGCCAAAACAAAGCCAACTTTAGGGTttcatcacaaaaaaaaatggggaaacaAACAACCTGATGATCTTTGATCAGTTGAAAGACTTGGGCATCAGTGGTGACATCCCCGGGTGACGCAGTCTGAGTAAATCCAGACAAAAACAAATACatgcaaacaagaaaaaaaaaaaaaccgcaTTAACTTAGATGAAGAAGCGTGAATACAAAATCCCAATAATTCATAGAGATTGAGAGAGTGATATACCTGAGCAGCGGAGGCCGCCATGGAAAGAGGACGAACAGGaggagaagagaagaaagagtaGGGTTTGGGACTAAAGAATTTTGGAAAGGGAGGCGATGAATTGGGGATTTTGCGGGCATTTACGCGGGGTATCAGGGAAATTGACCATGCCGTTGGTGCCACCACACTCTTCATCTTGCTTCTCACCTACTCtcctcttttcctctttttttctatgtttagTTGATAGAATACTGGACAAGCAACATGTATCCACTAATATTCACACACGTACCAGACAACCtcatcatcctttttttttttttttgcttttattttctttttctgtttttcgTTGTTTTTGGACCGCCTGATCGGTTGATCATCCGATTTTAAATTGGAAACCTAATTAGAGAAATATTTATTATccggtctttttttttttttcgaagaATGTTAAATTGTTAGTTCAATCCTTCTTTGTTAAGATAAATCAGATTGAAAGTCAGCTCTGAGAGTGATTGGTAGCTCAGAAAATGCAGGACAAATATAACGGCCCAATGGATTATTGatcatttttggatttggaattaACTAGTTCTTCAAGCTCAACCAAACGCAACATATCAGATCAAATCCAAGCAAATCGAAAGCATGAAAACAAATCAATATCCTCAATTCACGAAATTTAAAATCTCACTCATCATCACGAATCCAGATTTACAAGAATCTccataacaaaaaacaaaaaggatgcTAGTCGGAATGAGAATCGGAATCGTCGGGGTGGGAAGGGGAGCAGAAGAAGGCGGAGATACAGAGCGCTAATCGACGTAACTgctgaaaaggaaaacaaaagaggaGATGGAGAACATGCTCGGGGCTGAGTCTCTCCGGATTGCAAGCAACGTATTGGCACAAATCTGCGGATACCACCGCTACTCTCCCTATCAGTGTGCTGTTCAACACCATCTCTCTCTTCTTCTATCtccttgtttgttttcttgatttgtTGTTGATATCGTCATTGAGAATCTTGATTTCTTCTTGAGATCATCTTTGACTGGTCTTTTCTCCCCTGCTCCCCCTCCCCACTACGCGTTTTCCTTTCGGTGATAAACGGTTACATTTTTAACATGATGTACAAGtacaattattttcataaacgcttttctattttaaaaaataattatataataatttaaaataaaattttaaacataaaatttattttaaaaacattaaaaatatgttaaaaatattttaaatcctcaaatatatttttattctataaaatataatataacagtttttcaaaaatattcttaaaaattatttttttagtattattttaaaaatagttttaaaataagaCGTGAATtggcaaataataataatattattatttttagtattgtttttaatttaccTTTCACGTTTTTACAAGTAGAGTTTTGGATGGTCAGACCAATGTGTTtttcaaaacatgtttttagattaaaaaatagtttgacaaatttttattaaaaataattttataaaagattaataatttttttatatttcgaCCCTCAAAGAACAAACATAGGTTAAGACAATATTTGGTAATTGTAGccaaatctttaaattttaaaatttacttttacttgttattagttatttttacttacttcaaaaaaattaattatacacatacgaaaaataattaaaaataaaacacatgtaaaagttacttttttaattaatatttaaaaatataaaaaatgggttaaaaACATTCATGTTCCCAAACAATTTTtcgttttataaaacattaaaaataaatttaaaaaattattctcaaaagaAATGTTTTCGAAAGCATTTCCCAAAAATGCTAAAAACCTATTTGGTCATGTTTTtcgaaacttgtttttaaaaattattttttattatttaacttaaaaacagtttttaaaaacaaaaaacatgataaacgagttaatatttttaaaaatggatgaaaacaacgtctatttgttattttaaaattattttttatttcactttattttttaaaatgttaaaaaaaaattttaacagaaaactaattttaaatcaCACTGCTATAAGATTTTCATGTTATTTGAATAAcctttttttgaataaaatatatatatatatatattctctggTCTATAAGTCAAACAGAAATAGTTGGTAAGCTCTCACCAAACCATTCCAAAATTCATTAAGAGTTGTTTTTCAGACTTTGCCTCAGATTGATAGGTAATATCTGAAGTTACAATGTCTGAAGCAGTTGCTTCCCTCCCAATCtactaaaaacaaacaaaattcaaGCCGATGAAACCAATGGTCCATCTAAATATAGGGAAGGAAAACAAATTCCTAGGTTCATACAACTAAGCTGCTGGGGTTGGGCCTCCCCACTTGCCATAACCAGACACACTGTGGTTTCAAATTTGGTTCAAAGAGCCTGAATCAGGAGAGTGTCATAGCTAATATTGAAGAAATCCTTTCTCCTCCAAGTAGGTCACTACATCCCCGGCCATGTCGTTCGGACTAGGGCAAACCCCATCCTTCTGTTGTATTTCTATctgaaaagagagaagaaaaagaaatcagtAACAAACACAGGAAGACATGTTACACAAGAAATATCAGCTCTTCCATAGTTTAATGAACACTTGCCTCACAATTCAATGGTGGTTCATACGGATCATCTATCCCGGTGAAACCTGCAATGTAATATAACCATCagaaaaaataactaaacaCAAGCCACTGCATTCATCAATGCTGTTGTGATCCCCGTCACAAGCAGGTGGATCTTGGTAAAAACACAAATGACCTGAAATACGTAGGAATTAGGATACGTTATTTGGACATTGAGTTGTTCGTGTAAGTCATACAAAGCTTTATAATTATGATTTCTAGTAAAATCACACAAcacaatttcaaaataaatagaGGCTAGAAGAACGGGATATTTTATGATAGTAATTGCTACTTTATGAACAAAACTAATTAGACGAGCCATGTTCTAACAACAATGTTGGGGAAACACAAAATGGTGTGTTACTAACATGCTTTCAGCAGAGTGAGGATATGGGTGGGGGGGGaggaatttgtttttattttttattttttgtgctcTTAGGCTACATCTTGTTGCCatttgaatttgaagaagtGGCATTAATTCAGAATCTCAAGATATTTTTGCACATGACAGCTTTAAATTCTAGGAGATATTTTTTCTACTGAAGACTCCAAGTAAtgtggaagaaagaaaattatgaatGGACTCAATAGCGAGCAAATCTCATCCCCCAAAACAATACCATAGAAAATGAATAGCAAGCCAAGAAATGTAGTAAAATGCACCTCCTGGtaatcaaagaagagaaaatcAAACTGTGACCTTCCATCTAGGCAAAAATGCTTGTTCCATATTTCACATcagatttggtttttttttactttttcttttttggaaaaaccATACTCTCAAGCAACAAATATCATCAAACCAAAGCTGcatataagatattttttaaatgaaccTTTGATCTTTCCAGCACGTGCAAGCTTGTAAAGGCCTTTGGCATCCCTCTCCTCACACAATTGTAAAGGCATGTTCATGAAAACCTGTCAAAGTAAGTTACCATCccatataagaaaaatataaaatggaaaaagaaaataatcagATGATTACAATAAGAACAATTTCCAAAAGGGCTCTTGCCTCAATAAAATTTGCATTAGGCAACATTGCACGGCAAGCATCTCGGTCCTTTCTATATGGAGATATCAAACTGGCAATACAGATCAAACCAGCATCTGCAAAGAGTTTTGCTACTTCCCCTAAAATTCAAATCGTAACTTAGAAATGACAagataagacaaaaaaaacacAGATGACACGATAAGATTCGTTCAtttcgtaaaaaaaaaaaaaaaaaggtggtttGGGTGGGGGGTGCAAAACAAGCTCTTCCAagtttaaaaagtttataaattttaagttcaaaCTTTATTAATTGTGAGGGTTGCAACAAGCAATCTAATCCAAGTTATGACCTGAGGATTTTAAGAGGCGATtaatcaactttaaaatgttaTCCATCCCCTTGTTTTAGCCAATATATTCTCAGCATTTAAGAAGATACTTGACACTTCAGCATTTACAAAAGTTTCCTCCTGATTTTCCCACAAGCATCACATTTAGAGAGGCTGCTGTTTCTCAAGGAAATCTAAAGAACATTAATGAGATTACTTATACAAGTATTCTTTCAcaatagaaggaaataaaaacatCTGATAAATCATGATTATATGATACTAAATGTGCAGGCATCTCATATTTTTAATCTCAGTGCAAATGTTTCTTCATATGCCTTATAAAGAAGATGAAATATCTCTTGATACAAAGTTCAATTCAAAGCACACCTAGCTTAAACTTAATGTTAAACAAAGTTCGATTCATGCCCTACAAACACATACTTACCAACTCTGCGTATATTTTCTGTTCGATCTTCTGCTTTGAATCCAAGATCCCTGTTCAGCCCATGCCTCAGGTTATCTCCATCAAGAATGTATGACAGCTTACCCTTGGAGTGCAGTTCTCTACCTACTGTGCATGCCAATGTGCTTTTCCCTAAACAGTTTGTACAAAGTGCTTCATGAAAGGTAGTGTAAACCCAAACATATAAGAGCAAAGTAGGTTCCATTTGGGGTCTTTTTCCCAACACAAGATTCACCAAGCATGCTTAAAAACTAATTCCACATCAACAattaacaagaaagaaagaagaaaaagaaaggatgattaaataaatatcagGCATTCAAAAAAGTTTGTGTTTccttctaattttcaaattggtcatcaaaattccattttttttcttccagaAATTGACCATCATGCAGATCATTAACTAGAAAACCAGAAGATGCTAGTATAATTCCCTAAATTAATGAGATCCACATTCTAGGATAGCTCATTGCAAAAAAGAAGGGGCATCAAATCCACCTCCAAAATGAAACAGGGAAAACAGCAGCAGTCACTAAAAACCATGGGGCAGCCCTAAACTTTGAGACCATCAATAACTTTGAAACCATCAAGTCAATTTTCCACCATGGGCTTTGCCCTCTAATGGCAAAGCAATCAAGCagcaaaatcttaaatttagaGACCAAATAGGGGTACAGAGTAAAAAAACCCAATTCCATGAAAAGCTGGACAATTTTCAGAACAGTTCTAAGTTTCAAAAacccaaacaaaaataaataaaatatagagaaaCATAAACTACTATATCTTCCAGCAGATCCTCTTTTAGATGGTTGAACAGGAAAACAAGAAAGTTAGGAAGATAGTTTTGATAATAAACCTGATCCACTGAGGCCCGTAATCCATAGAACGCATCCCTTTTGGTTTAGTAGTTTCTGCCTTTCAGCCCTCCCAACAGGACATTCCTGCCAGAAAATGTTGGTCGAATTGCCCACAGTAGACATCAGAAATGTTATTCTTGTTCCTGCTCACAAGTATATGTCCAAATCAAAGGAAACAACCCAATTATATAAGAATACAAgatattactttttctttttttctttttaaaaaaaatacaatgtaTAATAAGAAAACCCGAAAATAcaccattaaaaacaaaaggcaaACAAGAAAATATCTGGTTCTTTAAGGAAAGAAATAATCAATTGATCAGAATCCATCCTTCTTTTGAAACTAGAAAGGTTAGGCTGCCAAATTCGATATTGCAAAACACTAAGATCAGggattttttcttgaaaaattaacaaaatttccttttaatattcggtggatttattattttttatttttggaaagttCAAtacaaagataataaaaaagtaa from Vitis riparia cultivar Riparia Gloire de Montpellier isolate 1030 chromosome 8, EGFV_Vit.rip_1.0, whole genome shotgun sequence includes the following:
- the LOC117920907 gene encoding uncharacterized protein LOC117920907 isoform X2, with the translated sequence MKSVVAPTAWSISLIPRVNARKIPNSSPPFPKFFSPKPYSFFSSPPVRPLSMAASAAQTASPGDVTTDAQVFQLIKDHQKYEGYPSGSMVDFACDQDGYPILAVSSLANHTKDLLANTKCSLLVAKDPEDKTDLLITVHGDAVPVSEEDKGDIRTAYLTRHPNAFWVDFGDFQFMRIEPKVVRYVSGIATALLGTEEFTKEAYTAAKVDPIAQFSKPVASHMNRDHAEDTKLIVQHVTSILVDSAYMLDLDSLGFYVKATYRGNTFKLRIPFPRRAEDRKDVKTLVVEMLQAANSQSN
- the LOC117920907 gene encoding uncharacterized protein LOC117920907 isoform X1 — encoded protein: MKSVVAPTAWSISLIPRVNARKIPNSSPPFPKFFSPKPYSFFSSPPVRPLSMAASAAQTASPGDVTTDAQVFQLIKDHQEKAARLPPLEEIRTVINQSVRGMLSTISQKYEGYPSGSMVDFACDQDGYPILAVSSLANHTKDLLANTKCSLLVAKDPEDKTDLLITVHGDAVPVSEEDKGDIRTAYLTRHPNAFWVDFGDFQFMRIEPKVVRYVSGIATALLGTEEFTKEAYTAAKVDPIAQFSKPVASHMNRDHAEDTKLIVQHVTSILVDSAYMLDLDSLGFYVKATYRGNTFKLRIPFPRRAEDRKDVKTLVVEMLQAANSQSN
- the LOC117920538 gene encoding adenylyl-sulfate kinase 3: MSTVGNSTNIFWQECPVGRAERQKLLNQKGCVLWITGLSGSGKSTLACTVGRELHSKGKLSYILDGDNLRHGLNRDLGFKAEDRTENIRRVGEVAKLFADAGLICIASLISPYRKDRDACRAMLPNANFIEVFMNMPLQLCEERDAKGLYKLARAGKIKGFTGIDDPYEPPLNCEIEIQQKDGVCPSPNDMAGDVVTYLEEKGFLQY